One window from the genome of Musa acuminata AAA Group cultivar baxijiao chromosome BXJ1-4, Cavendish_Baxijiao_AAA, whole genome shotgun sequence encodes:
- the LOC135672285 gene encoding NAC domain-containing protein 73-like, producing MAWCSSCGNDRMFDRNLASSVALVGVGKRLKANSIKACPSCGHRIELVESEKPPSAIQDLPGLPAGVKFDPTDQELLEHLEGKAMPESEKFHPLIDEFIPTIEGESGICYTHPEKLPGVRRDGLVRHFFHRPSKAYTTGTRKRRKVHTDEHGGETRWHKTGKTRPVFVGGSLKGYKKILVLYTNYGNQRKPEKTNWVMHQYHLGSDEEEKEGELVVSKVFYQTQPRQCGLGAKDAVQTRLNGYGGGGNAILKDGSISNYCSSSLISYDQTRNSQAKFAMQATGASFLP from the exons ATGGCTTGGTGCAGTAGCTGTGGCAACGATCGCATGTTCGACAGAAATCTAGCCTCCTCGGTAGCACTGGTTGGAGTTGGAAAGAGATTGAAAGCAAATTCCATCAAGGCATGTCCTTCTTGTGGTCATCGCATCGAGCTTGTCGAATCCGAAAAG CCTCCTTCTGCCATTCAAGATTTGCCGGGGTTGCCCGCCGGAGTGAAGTTTGATCCAACGGACCAAGAGCTTCTCGAGCATTTGGAGGGGAAAGCGATGCCCGAGTCGGAAAAGTTTCACCCTCTCATCGATGAGTTCATTCCTACCATAGAAGGAGAGAGTGGGATTTGCTACACCCATCCTGAGAAGCTTCCTG GGGTGAGGAGGGATGGATTAGTCAGACACTTCTTCCATCGCCCCTCCAAGGCATACACGACGGGGACAAGGAAGAGGAGAAAGGTGCACACCGACGAGCATGGCGGTGAGACACGGTGGCACAAGACCGGCAAGACACGGCCAGTGTTCGTGGGCGGAAGTCTGAAGGGCTACAAGAAGATCCTCGTCCTCTACACCAACTATGGTAACCAAAGAAAGCCGGAGAAGACGAATTGGGTGATGCACCAGTACCATCTCGGCTCcgacgaggaggagaaggaaggggaACTTGTTGTGTCAAAGGTTTTCTACCAGACGCAGCCACGGCAGTGTGGTTTGGGAGCGAAGGATGCGGTCCAAACAAGGCTTAACGGATACGGAGGGGGCGGCAACGCGATCCTCAAAGATGGAAGCATCAGTAACTACTGTAGCTCGTCGCTCATATCCTATGACCAGACCAGGAACAGCCAAGCTAAGTTTGCCATGCAGGCTACTGGAGCTTCTTTTCTTCCATGA
- the LOC135672286 gene encoding uncharacterized protein LOC135672286 — protein sequence MLLDRESIDLVLVPAGLAMMFGYHLFLLYRILRFPHTTVIGYENHNKRAWVERMLQTTPEESGIALQVIASSIAASSNLASLSIALSSLIGTWIGSSSKVLMTEVVYGDTSPTTSSVKYVSLLICFLAAFTCFIQSARYLVHASFMMSTLDSDIPVSYVQTAVIRGSNFWSMGLRAMYFATTLLLWIFGPIPMFACSVFMVTMLHFLDTNSTPLHQFRYYTNKGLEKKMMNRRPTSTASSIHDNPMYTPVTCIS from the exons atgctgctGGATAGAGAATCCATAGATTTGGTGTTGGTCCCAGCTGGGCTGGCCATGATGTTTGGGTACCATCTCTTCCTTCTTTACAGGATCCTCAGGTTTCCCCACACCACCGTGATTGGCTACGAGAACCATAACAAGCGAGCCTGGGTCGAGCGGATGTTGCAG ACAACTCCAGAGGAATCTGGAATAGCTCTGCAGGTGATCGCAAGCAGTATAGCAGCATCCAGCAACCTGGCTTCCCTCTCCATTGCTCTGAGCTCCCTCATCGGCACCTGGATAGGGAGCAGCTCCAAGGTGCTGATGACCGAAGTCGTCTACGGGGACACAAGCCCAACCACCTCCTCCGTCAAGTACGTCTCCCTGCTCATCTGCTTCTTGGCCGCCTTCACCTGCTTCATCCAGTCGGCGCGATACTTGGTCCACGCCAGCTTCATGATGAGCACGCTGGATTCCGACATACCCGTGAGCTACGTCCAGACAGCAGTGATCAGGGGCAGCAACTTCTGGTCGATGGGTCTGAGAGCAATGTACTTCGCCACAACCTTGCTGCTTTGGATCTTTGGACCCATTCCAATGTTTGCTTGCTCGGTGTTCATGGTGACGATGCTGCACTTCCTTGATACTAACTCCACTCCGCTGCACCAGTTCAGATACTACACAAACAAGGGGCTGGAGAAAAAGATGATGAACCGAAGACCTACGAGCACCGCAAGCAGCATTCACGACAACCCCATGTATACTCCGGTCACATGTATAAGCTGA
- the LOC135672284 gene encoding protein DMP4-like, whose product MATKITDVEAQQQQQQQKQPLLAPDSSGDDQVTSVQRAISQTFRSTAHLAKLLPTGTVLAFQLLSPIFTDGGHCMAANRLMTACLAALCALSCFVLSFTDSFRDGNGTVRYGLATFKGLWVIDGTAPLPPTIAIGYRIKFIDFVHAFMSFLVFAAVALFDQNVASCFYPIPSVETKQVLTCLPVAIGVICSMLFVTFPTTRHGIGFPLSPH is encoded by the coding sequence ATGGCAACAAAGATTACTGACGTAGAAgctcagcagcaacagcagcagcagaagcagcctCTCTTGGCTCCAGATTCGTCGGGTGACGATCAAGTGACCTCCGTCCAGAGAGCCATCAGCCAGACCTTCAGGAGCACCGCCCACCTCGCCAAACTGCTCCCCACCGGCACCGTGCTCGCCTTCCAACTCCTCTCCCCCATCTTCACCGACGGAGGTCATTGCATGGCGGCGAACCGGCTGATGACCGCGTGTCTCGCGGCCCTCTGCGCCCTCTCATGTTTCGTCCTCAGCTTCACGGACAGCTTTCGGGACGGGAACGGCACGGTGCGGTACGGACTGGCGACCTTCAAGGGACTGTGGGTCATCGACGGGACCGCGCCGCTCCCTCCCACGATCGCAATTGGCTACAGGATCAAGTTCATCGATTTCGTCCATGCCTTCATGTCCTTTCTGGTTTTTGCAGCGGTTGCGCTGTTTGACCAGAACGTCGCGTCCTGCTTCTATCCCATACCGTCGGTGGAGACGAAGCAGGTCCTCACGTGCCTGCCGGTGGCGATCGGAGTTATCTGCAGCATGCTGTTTGTTACGTTCCCCACCACCCGCCATGGAATTGGCTTTCCCCTTTCTCCACACTGA